In Staphylococcus lloydii, the following proteins share a genomic window:
- the guaA gene encoding glutamine-hydrolyzing GMP synthase: MEMAKEQELILVLDFGSQYNQLITRRIREMGVYSELHDHEISIEEIKLMNPKGIILSGGPNSVYEENSFTIDPEIYNLGIPILGICYGMQLTTKLLGGKVERANEREYGKAIINAKTDELFFGLPEEQNVWMSHSDKVIEIPDGFEVIADSPSTNYAAIEDKSRRIYGVQFHPEVRHTEYGNDLLRNFIRRVCECTGEWTMENFIDIEIEKIREQVGDRRVLCAMSGGVDSSVVAVLLHKAIGDQLTCIFVDHGLLRKGEGDMVMEQFGEGFNMNIIRVNAQERFMNKLAGVSDPEQKRKIIGNEFVYVFDDEASKLQGVDFLAQGTLYTDVIESGTKTAQTIKSHHNVGGLPEDMEFQLIEPINTLFKDEVRELGIELGIPEHLVWRQPFPGPGLGIRVLGEITEDKLEIVRESDAILRQVIREEGLEREIWQYFTVLPGIQSVGVMGDYRTYDHTVGIRAVTSIDGMTSDFARIDWEVLQKISSRIVNEVDHVNRVVYDVTSKPPSTIEWE, encoded by the coding sequence ATGGAAATGGCTAAAGAGCAAGAGTTAATTCTTGTTTTAGACTTCGGAAGTCAATACAATCAATTAATCACGCGTCGTATACGTGAAATGGGCGTATATAGTGAATTACACGACCACGAAATTTCTATTGAAGAAATTAAATTAATGAACCCTAAAGGTATTATCTTATCTGGAGGACCAAATTCAGTATATGAAGAAAATTCATTTACAATTGATCCTGAGATTTACAACCTAGGTATTCCAATTTTGGGCATTTGTTATGGTATGCAACTAACTACGAAATTATTAGGTGGTAAAGTTGAACGTGCCAATGAACGTGAATATGGGAAAGCAATTATCAATGCTAAAACAGACGAATTATTCTTTGGTTTACCTGAAGAACAAAATGTTTGGATGAGTCACTCTGATAAAGTTATCGAAATTCCTGATGGTTTCGAGGTTATTGCAGATAGTCCAAGTACAAATTATGCAGCTATTGAAGATAAATCACGTCGTATCTACGGCGTACAATTCCATCCAGAAGTACGACACACTGAATATGGTAATGATTTATTACGTAACTTTATCCGTCGCGTGTGTGAATGTACAGGCGAATGGACAATGGAAAACTTTATTGATATCGAAATAGAAAAAATTCGCGAGCAAGTTGGCGACCGTCGTGTCTTATGTGCAATGAGTGGCGGTGTTGATTCATCAGTCGTTGCAGTATTGCTTCATAAAGCAATTGGTGATCAATTGACATGTATCTTTGTTGACCATGGCCTGTTGCGTAAAGGTGAAGGCGACATGGTTATGGAACAATTTGGTGAAGGCTTTAATATGAATATTATTCGTGTTAATGCGCAAGAACGTTTCATGAACAAATTAGCCGGCGTTTCAGATCCAGAACAAAAACGTAAAATAATTGGTAATGAATTCGTATATGTTTTCGATGATGAAGCATCTAAGTTACAAGGTGTAGACTTCCTTGCACAAGGCACACTATATACTGACGTTATCGAATCAGGTACAAAAACAGCTCAGACGATTAAATCACACCACAACGTAGGTGGCTTACCTGAAGACATGGAATTCCAACTTATAGAACCAATCAACACGTTATTTAAAGATGAAGTACGTGAATTAGGGATTGAATTAGGTATTCCTGAACACTTAGTTTGGAGACAGCCATTCCCAGGTCCAGGACTTGGTATTCGTGTATTAGGTGAAATCACTGAAGATAAATTAGAAATCGTTAGAGAATCTGATGCTATCTTACGTCAAGTTATCCGTGAGGAAGGTCTTGAACGTGAAATATGGCAATACTTTACTGTATTACCAGGCATCCAGTCAGTCGGTGTCATGGGAGACTACCGTACGTATGACCACACAGTAGGTATCCGTGCAGTGACATCTATCGATGGTATGACAAGTGACTTTGCCCGTATCGACTGGGAAGTCTTACAAAAAATCTCAAGCCGTATCGTTAACGAAGTAGACCACGTTAACCGCGTAGTCTATGACGTAACTTCTAAGCCACCAAGCACAATTGAGTGGGAATAA
- the guaB gene encoding IMP dehydrogenase produces MWENKFEKESLTFDDVLLLPAESDILPKEVDLSVQLSDKIKLNIPVISAGMDTVTESKMAIAMARQGGLGVIHKNMNIEDQADEVQKVKRSENGVITDPFYLTPSESVFEAEALMGKYRISGVPIVNNEKEKQFVGIITNRDLRFIEDFSIKISDVMTKEDLVTAPVGTTLEEAEDLLQQHKIEKLPLVEDGKLKGLITIKDIEKVLEFPHSAKDEHGRLLVGAAIGIAKDTDIRAEKLVEAGVDALVIDTAHGHSKGVIEQVRHIKEKFPQVTLIAGNVATATATKALYEAGADVVKVGIGPGSICTTRVVAGVGVPQITAVYDCATEARQHGKTIIADGGIKFSGDIIKALAAGGHAVMLGSLLAGTEESPGETEIFQGRQYKVYRGMGSLGAMESGSNDRYFQQDKTPKKFVPEGIEGRIAFKGALQDTVYQLMGGVRSGMGYTGSKNLEALREEAQFTRMGPAGLAESHPHDVQITKESPNYSF; encoded by the coding sequence ATGTGGGAAAACAAGTTTGAAAAAGAATCTTTAACTTTTGATGATGTATTACTATTACCGGCGGAGTCAGATATTTTACCTAAAGAGGTAGATTTAAGTGTTCAACTGTCAGATAAAATTAAATTAAACATTCCTGTCATTTCTGCAGGTATGGATACTGTAACAGAATCAAAAATGGCAATTGCAATGGCAAGACAAGGCGGGCTAGGCGTTATTCATAAAAATATGAATATCGAAGATCAAGCAGATGAAGTCCAAAAAGTTAAACGTTCTGAAAATGGTGTCATTACTGATCCATTTTACTTAACTCCATCAGAAAGTGTATTCGAAGCAGAAGCGCTTATGGGTAAATATCGAATTTCAGGTGTACCAATTGTTAATAATGAAAAAGAAAAGCAATTTGTAGGAATCATTACAAACCGTGACTTACGTTTTATCGAAGACTTTTCAATTAAAATTTCTGATGTTATGACGAAAGAAGATTTAGTTACAGCACCTGTAGGTACGACACTAGAGGAAGCAGAAGATTTATTACAACAACACAAAATCGAAAAATTACCATTAGTTGAAGATGGCAAGTTAAAAGGCCTTATCACTATTAAAGATATCGAAAAAGTATTAGAATTCCCTCACTCAGCTAAAGATGAACACGGTAGATTATTAGTTGGTGCAGCAATTGGTATTGCGAAAGACACTGATATTCGTGCAGAAAAATTAGTAGAAGCAGGCGTGGATGCATTAGTTATTGATACTGCACACGGACATTCAAAAGGTGTTATTGAACAAGTACGTCATATTAAAGAAAAGTTCCCTCAAGTTACATTAATTGCTGGTAATGTTGCTACTGCAACAGCAACTAAAGCACTATATGAAGCGGGTGCTGACGTAGTGAAAGTTGGAATTGGACCTGGTTCAATTTGTACAACACGTGTTGTAGCAGGTGTGGGCGTTCCTCAAATTACAGCTGTTTATGATTGTGCCACTGAAGCACGTCAACACGGTAAAACAATTATCGCAGATGGTGGTATTAAATTCTCAGGCGATATTATTAAAGCACTAGCTGCTGGTGGCCACGCAGTTATGTTAGGTAGCCTACTTGCAGGTACTGAAGAAAGCCCAGGAGAAACTGAAATATTCCAAGGTAGACAATATAAAGTATATCGCGGTATGGGCTCATTAGGTGCAATGGAAAGTGGTTCAAATGACCGTTATTTCCAACAGGACAAAACACCTAAAAAATTCGTGCCTGAAGGTATCGAAGGACGTATTGCTTTCAAAGGTGCTTTACAAGACACTGTATATCAATTAATGGGCGGTGTAAGATCAGGTATGGGTTACACTGGTTCTAAAAACTTAGAAGCATTAAGAGAAGAAGCTCAATTTACACGTATGGGTCCTGCAGGACTAGCAGAAAGTCACCCACATGACGTTCAAATTACTAAAGAGTCACCAAATTACTCATTCTAA